A genome region from Glycine max cultivar Williams 82 chromosome 5, Glycine_max_v4.0, whole genome shotgun sequence includes the following:
- the LOC100789361 gene encoding mitochondrial import inner membrane translocase subunit TIM14-1 — translation MATPFLAGLAVAAAALASRYGIQAWQAFKSRPPKPRLRKFYEGGFQSTMTRREAALILGVRENATADKVKEAHRKVMVANHPDAGGSHYLASKINEAKDVMLGKGRGSGSAF, via the exons ATG GCGACACCATTTCTTGCTGGCCTTGCTGTAGCTGCTGCAGCACTTGCTAGCAGGTATGGGATCCAAGCTTGGCAAGCATTCAAGTCACGGCCCCCAAAACCCAGATTGCGCAAGTTCTACGAGGGTGGTTTCCAATCTACAATGACAAGGAGAGAAGCAGCACTAATATTAGGCGTCAG GGAAAATGCAACTGCAGACAAGGTGAAGGAAGCACATAGAAAGGTTATGGTTGCAAACCATCCTGATGCGGGTGGAAGTCATTATCTTGCTTCCAAAATAAATGAAGCGAAAGATGTTATGCTTGGGAAGGGAAGGGGAAGTGGATCTGCATTTTAA